The window GGCGCGTGAACGTCCGCCCCGACCACGTCGCCATCGCCGGGCTGGTCACAGAGGGCGCCCGGGTGTTGGACCTGGGCTGCGGCACCGGCGACCTCCTGGCCGTGCTGGTGCGCGAGCGCGGCGTCCAGGCCCAGGGCATCGAGCTGCGCGAAGAGTCGATCTACCAGTGTGTGGAAAAAGGCCTGTCGGTCCACCACGGCGACATCGAAAGCGGCCTGGGGGAGTTCCCCGACGGGGATTTTGATTTCGTGATCTTGAACCAGACCATGCAGGAAACCCGCAACGTCGCCTTCGTCTTGAAAGAGGCCCTGCGGGTGGGCAAAAACGTGATCGTCGGCTTCCCCAACATGTGCCACTGGAAAGCCCGCGTCGACGTGTTCTTTCGCGGCCGCACCCCGGTCTCCCCCGCCCTGCCCCATCGGTGGTACAACACGCCCAACATGCACTTCTTGAGCCTGCGGGACTTCGAGGAGTTCTGCGCCGAAAAAGGGATCCGCGTCCTCGCGGCGCGGGGGCTCACGGCGCGCGGCCCCGTGGGCTGGGCCGCCAACCTGCGGGCGGAAACCGCGGTCTATCACATCGCCCGCGGGAACGATTTTTCGCTGTGACACCCGATCGGAGGCGATTCATGCGAAGACATTTTTGGCTGGGATTCCTGGCTCTGTCGGCGGCGGTTCTCCGCGCCGAGGAGCCCACGCTGGAACAACGGCTGAAAGCCCTGGAAGACCGCCTGGCGGCGTCTCCGGTCCTTGCGGTGGGCCCCGAGGGCGTGGCGGTGAAATCCGCGGATGGCCAGACCACCACCAAGCTGTCCGGTGACCTGCAGGCCGATGGGCGTTTTTATTTCAGCGACGACGCCCGGTCTTTCACGGACACGTTTTTGCTTCGCCGGGTTCGGCCGGCCTTGGACGTCGCCCTGCCGGGCGCCGTGGACCTGCGCGTCCAGGCCAATTTGGTCTCCGCGTCGCCGAGCCTGGACGACGCCTACCTGGATATCAAGCCCGCCCCCGGCTGGCGCGCGCGGTTCGGCCGATTCAAAGCGCCCTTCGCCCTGGAGACCATCCAGTCCAGCGCGCGGCTGGTGTTCGTGGAACGAAGCCTCGCGTCGGGGTTGGCGCCGGTGTACGAAAATGGCCTTGGACTCTATCGGGATTTCCCGGCGGGCCGCGGTTTGGCGGCGGTGTCCTACGGGAACGGCGCCGTCGACGGCGCCTCGGCCGACGCGGAAGGCGCTGAGCGAAAGGACGTTTCCGTCCGGCTGTGGGGGACGCCCTTCGCCGGGGGCTCTTTCAAGACGTTGTCGGTCGGCGTGGCCGCCACGCACGGCCGTGAAGACGGCACGACCGCGGCGCCGCGCCTCCCCTCGTTTCGGACCGAGGGGCAAAACGTTTTCTTTTCCTACAAGGCGGACCACGTGGCCGCCGGCGACCGTCGCCGTTTGTCGCCCCAACTGGCGTGGTGGATGGGGCCGATGGGCCTGTGGGCGGAGCACGTGACCGCCCGCCAGGTCGTCCGCTCCACGGTGACGGCCGTCGCCGTCGATTTAACGCACCGGGCCTGGCAGGTCACGACGGCCTGGGTGTTGACCGGGGAACCGCGGACCGATCGGGGCGTGAAACCCGCCCGACCTTTCGATCCCCGCCGCGGCGGGTGGGGCGCCTGGGAAGCCGCCGCGCGCGCCAGCGCTTTTCGCGCGGACAAAGCGACGTTTGATTCCGGCGCGGCCGACCCCGATCAATCCGCCGCCGCGGCCCGCGCTTGGACGGGAGGACTCACGTGGTACTGGAGCGCCAACGCCAAAGTCCAACTGAACCTCACCCGCACGTCTTTTGACGGCGGCGCCACCGCCGGCACCGACCGTCGAGTGGAACGGGCGTTCTTCACGCGGGCGCAAGTTTCTTTCTAAATGCTCCGCTGGACCTGGGTCGCGTTGGCGTTAACGGCGGGCGTCTTCCCCGCCGGGGCGGCGACGCCGTCCCGGGAGATCCTCAACGCCTCCTACGACGCGACCCGGGCTTTCTACCAAGACTACAACCGCTGGTTTGAAACCCACTGGCGGGAAAAAACCGGGGAAACCGTCGTCGTGCGCCAATCCCACGGGGGATCGGGCAAACAGGCCCGCGCCGTCATCGACGGCCTGGGGGCCGACGTCGTCACTCTCGCCCTGGCGGGTGACATCGACGCCATCGTGGAGCGCTCCGGCCACATC of the Elusimicrobiota bacterium genome contains:
- the metW gene encoding methionine biosynthesis protein MetW codes for the protein MNVRPDHVAIAGLVTEGARVLDLGCGTGDLLAVLVRERGVQAQGIELREESIYQCVEKGLSVHHGDIESGLGEFPDGDFDFVILNQTMQETRNVAFVLKEALRVGKNVIVGFPNMCHWKARVDVFFRGRTPVSPALPHRWYNTPNMHFLSLRDFEEFCAEKGIRVLAARGLTARGPVGWAANLRAETAVYHIARGNDFSL
- a CDS encoding porin → MRRHFWLGFLALSAAVLRAEEPTLEQRLKALEDRLAASPVLAVGPEGVAVKSADGQTTTKLSGDLQADGRFYFSDDARSFTDTFLLRRVRPALDVALPGAVDLRVQANLVSASPSLDDAYLDIKPAPGWRARFGRFKAPFALETIQSSARLVFVERSLASGLAPVYENGLGLYRDFPAGRGLAAVSYGNGAVDGASADAEGAERKDVSVRLWGTPFAGGSFKTLSVGVAATHGREDGTTAAPRLPSFRTEGQNVFFSYKADHVAAGDRRRLSPQLAWWMGPMGLWAEHVTARQVVRSTVTAVAVDLTHRAWQVTTAWVLTGEPRTDRGVKPARPFDPRRGGWGAWEAAARASAFRADKATFDSGAADPDQSAAAARAWTGGLTWYWSANAKVQLNLTRTSFDGGATAGTDRRVERAFFTRAQVSF